Proteins from a genomic interval of Amycolatopsis sp. cg13:
- a CDS encoding MFS transporter: MTELSPPPVLPRAARVATWIVFALCGFAVGMWVVHIPVIERATGVSHTALGALLLVLGGSALIGMQVTGPLADRFGHPRVVSVAGVLVGVAVVLPGFAANWWTLGLALAAFGFFNGSLDVAMNAHAVVVERAYPRPIMAAFHAMWSIGGAIAAVVGAAVLGAGVPTLVSLGGTGVLCIVVSLLVRRYLLDSSDEAAEETAEEAKPTRTPARVVWLLGLLAFALMLSEGVANDWAALYLRDGLGTSESTAALAYGSFAVAMTVGRFATDRVAALAGPVAVVRYGSGLAALGLAIASLAPWVPLSLCGWALFGLGLSGGVPQLFTAAGNLDKRASGALMARVVGVGYVGLLAGPAIIGGLAHWVPLNVAFLLPLALCVVAVVFAPVMKPRG, encoded by the coding sequence ATGACCGAGCTCTCCCCGCCTCCGGTGCTGCCCCGCGCGGCCCGCGTCGCCACCTGGATCGTGTTCGCCCTCTGCGGGTTCGCGGTCGGCATGTGGGTGGTGCACATCCCGGTGATCGAGCGCGCGACCGGCGTCTCGCACACCGCGCTCGGGGCGTTGCTGCTGGTGCTCGGCGGGTCGGCGTTGATCGGGATGCAGGTCACCGGGCCGCTCGCGGACCGGTTCGGGCATCCGCGGGTCGTGTCCGTCGCGGGGGTGCTCGTGGGGGTCGCGGTGGTGTTGCCGGGGTTCGCGGCGAACTGGTGGACGCTCGGGCTGGCGCTCGCGGCGTTCGGGTTCTTCAACGGCTCGCTGGACGTCGCGATGAACGCGCACGCGGTGGTCGTGGAACGGGCTTACCCGCGGCCGATCATGGCCGCGTTCCACGCGATGTGGTCGATCGGCGGTGCGATCGCGGCGGTCGTCGGGGCGGCGGTGCTGGGGGCGGGCGTGCCGACGCTCGTGTCGCTCGGCGGTACCGGAGTGCTGTGCATCGTGGTTTCGCTGCTGGTCCGCCGGTATCTGCTCGATTCGTCGGACGAGGCAGCCGAGGAAACCGCCGAGGAAGCCAAACCGACGCGTACGCCCGCCCGCGTGGTGTGGTTGCTGGGTCTGCTGGCCTTCGCGCTGATGCTGTCCGAGGGCGTCGCGAACGACTGGGCCGCGTTGTATCTGCGCGACGGGCTGGGGACGTCCGAAAGCACCGCCGCCCTGGCTTACGGCTCGTTCGCGGTGGCGATGACCGTCGGCCGATTCGCGACCGACCGAGTAGCCGCGCTAGCCGGTCCGGTCGCTGTCGTGCGCTACGGAAGCGGGTTGGCCGCGCTGGGGCTCGCGATCGCGTCACTGGCGCCGTGGGTGCCGTTGTCGTTGTGCGGCTGGGCGTTGTTCGGGCTCGGGCTCTCCGGTGGTGTCCCGCAGCTGTTCACCGCGGCGGGCAACCTGGACAAGCGAGCGTCGGGTGCGCTGATGGCGCGGGTGGTCGGCGTCGGATACGTCGGGCTGCTGGCCGGTCCGGCGATCATCGGCGGGCTGGCGCACTGGGTGCCGCTGAACGTCGCGTTCCTGCTGCCGCTGGCGTTGTGCGTGGTGGCGGTGGTGTTCGCGCCGGTAATGAAGCCGCGCGGCTGA
- a CDS encoding TetR/AcrR family transcriptional regulator — translation MSGGYLKGRIRRDDIVSAAAVVYGEAGYHASSLREIAKRAGITHAGLLYHFPTKEALLAAVLERRDAEDAAREQLTATPPGLDVLRRFIALAEHNVRHRGIVDLYSRLAAEAVSEDHPAHAYFARHYREARDSIAQSFHALAERGELRPGVDPDLAALTFVGLMDGLQVQWLTTPTQVDVVGSLRLSLQTLLTVPLFPN, via the coding sequence GTGAGCGGGGGCTACCTGAAGGGCAGAATCCGCCGCGACGACATCGTTTCGGCGGCCGCCGTGGTGTACGGCGAAGCTGGCTACCACGCGTCGTCCCTGCGGGAAATCGCCAAACGAGCCGGCATCACCCACGCCGGCTTGCTGTACCACTTCCCGACGAAGGAAGCCCTGCTCGCGGCGGTCCTGGAACGCCGAGACGCCGAAGACGCCGCCCGTGAGCAACTGACCGCGACCCCGCCTGGCTTGGATGTCCTGCGCCGCTTCATCGCACTGGCCGAACACAACGTCCGCCACCGGGGCATCGTCGACCTGTACTCGCGCCTCGCCGCCGAAGCGGTCTCCGAAGACCATCCCGCGCACGCCTACTTCGCCCGCCATTACCGCGAGGCCCGCGACAGCATCGCCCAGTCGTTCCACGCGCTCGCCGAAAGAGGCGAGCTGCGCCCCGGCGTAGACCCGGACTTGGCGGCACTCACCTTCGTCGGACTGATGGACGGCCTCCAGGTCCAGTGGCTCACCACCCCCACGCAAGTCGATGTAGTCGGTTCCCTCCGTCTCTCTCTGCAAACTCTCCTGACTGTCCCGCTGTTCCCGAATTAG